The stretch of DNA CCGGTTTCTACCCATTTTTCCAGGATTTTTCCTTCGATAGACACCACGCCGGATAGGGAGCCGTAGATGCGGCCGCGTTGGAAGTATTGTTTGCGTCCTACTCCGTCGCCGGTGCCGATTTCATCGGATGTGGGGTAGCCGAGGCGTCCTAGTTCCCACCCGTTACGCGCCCACACTATGGAGTTGTGGGTGGTGACTGACCAGGCTCCGGTGTCGGGGTGCCAGTAGATGAAGCCGTTATCGAATTCGGTGCGTTTGCCCACTCCGTCGGGGTTGGTCAGTTCGTTGGACTTGGGCAGGCCGAGGAATGAAACGGGGGTTTGTCCGGCCCAGGTGATGGCCATGGATTCGTATTTCGCGCGGATGGCACCGCAGACTTGGAAGCTGGAGGGCCAGTAGGTGCGGCAGTTATCGGCTGCGAAGGTGCGGATGATGGGTGGTTGGCCTGGTGCGGTGATGCCTTGTTCGCGGGCTTCTTGGATCTCGGCCTGGTCTGCTTCTTCTTTGGTGACCCCTTCGGGCAGTGGGATGCGGTCGGAGCGCATCTTGCCTGGGGTGATCACAGGTTGCGGGTCGCCGAGATCGGCGGGAAGTGTGCGTTCCAACTCATGGTTGTCGATGGTGTTTTTGTTCATGCCGGGTTCGTTGAAGTCCCAGTCTGAGGTATCAACCTGACGGTAGTGGTCTGGTTCGTACGGCGGGATGAACGATTCTGTGGCTACCTGCTGGTTGCTAGCCGGTGGTGTGAGTTCGATTTCTTGGGCTGTGGCAATAACGGGGGTGAATACGCTAGTGGCGATCACGGTTAATACTGCCCCGAGTTTTTTTAGGTTCAGCTTCATGGCCTATGCGTTCCTTAGAAGGGCGAAGGTTATCGGTGCTGTCAAAGGTGTTACTGGCACCTGTCAAGAAGCTTAAGGTATTAGCCGGAAATTGTCTCGGGGAAAGTTGTGACTAAGCAAAAGCTGGATTTTGTCCGGGGGGCCGAGCCAAAATCCAGCCTTAGCGTTCAGTGAAAACGGAACTAAACCACCATGCGGCGGTTGCGGTTGCCGCGACGAGGGCGAAGGAGGAGGTCGCGCTCGGATTCGCTGAGGCCACCCCAAATGCCATACGGCTCAGCAACTTCGAGGGCGTGGGCGCGGCATTGCAGCATTACCGGGCATTCGCGGCAGATCGCCTTGGCGCGGCTCTCGCGTTGAGCTCGCGCACGACCGCGCTCGCCGTCTGGATGAAAGAAGACGGCAGAATCTTCGCCTCGGCATGCGCCGTGGAGCTGCCAATCCCAAAAGTCAGCGTTCGGGCCGGGAAGCTGGCTTGGCTGTGGCACGGGGTTCCTCCTCGAGTTCGGTCATACAAGCGAGATTTAGTGTTGAGGATGTTGGTTAACATTGGGTTGCGCATTCGTTGCCATTGTGTGGACTAATTGCGAAGGTTTGCTATTTTCCTCGAGTCGACCTGCGGGAACTGACGTAGATTAACGATTGATGAACTTTTGTCGTTGTAGGAATGTCGGAAGGTTGGACGTCGAAAAGGCCAGGTAAAAGGTAACGATTCGGTCACGGGAGCGCAGTTGATTAGGAAACTCAATCGCTTATGAGTCACAATTGTTCTTTGTTTGTGGGTGCAGTTCTGCAGACTAAGATGGGAAAGAAGGTGCTTCGGTAAGAGAAAAATGCCGAAGCTATTGAAAGGTGAGTCGTGAACGATTCTGAGCGCGAACTAGCGGAGCTGGTTCCCCAGGCTGCCGATGGTGATCGGCGCGCGCTGCAGCGAATCATCACGCTGATTCACCAACCGGTCCTACGTTATTGTCGCGCACGGGTCAGCGGTGGCCGGCATCCGACCCCGGACGATGTCACCCAAGAAGTATTGCTGGCGGTGGCGACGTCGATTAGCAACTATGTTGACCGGGGTCGGCCATTCATGGCGTTCGTCTACGGCATTGCCTCCAACAAGGTCGCTGATGCGCATCGCAGCTTTGCCCGGGATCTTTCTAATCCCACCGATGATGTTCCTGATTCTGCGCTCTTGCATGAGAATCCGGAAGAGTTTGCGCTGGTCAGCGATGGAAGTAACAGAGTCATCAAACTTCTCGATTCATTAGGTGAGAAGGCCCGCGAAATCGTTACGCTTCGTGTTTTCGTGGGGCTTTCGGCGGAAGAAACCGCCGAAATTGTTGGTAGTACTCCAGGGGCTGTCCGAGTCGCGCAACACCGCGCACTCGCGGCACTTCGGAAGCAAGTGAATGGGCAGGAAATAGCATGACCGATCGTCGTGATCGAAACGGCACCAGCGGGCAGTTCGACGAGCTGTTCGGCGCTGACGCCTTTCTCGATGATCTTTCCCGCGGGGTTGACCCCACCGGCGGGAAGGATCCCCTGGCGCAGCTAATGCTCGAACTGCATCAACAGGTCAACGCTCCGATGCCTCCGGCACCAAGCCTCGATGACCTGCTGCCCGCCGAAGCTACCGCTCCAACCACCGCGCCTGCCGACGACCTCGCGGCTCGTCGCGCGAAGAAGCGTCGCCTCGTTAACCCGTGGGTCTCCGGCCTCGTTGGCGCAGCAGCTGCCACCCTCGTCATTGCCGGTGGCGGAGGTGCGATCTACAACGCCAACCCAAGCTCGCCGCTGTGGGGAGCCAAGATTGCCATGTTTGGAGAGCACGCTGCCGTCGTCGATCTCGCCAGCGCACTGCAAGAAGTAGACCAGCGCCACGCGGATGGCGACATCGAGGGCGCCATGCAGCTCCTCGACCGGGCTCGTGCACTCGCCGACGCCGTGAACGCCCGGGATCGCGCATCCACCCAGCGGGCGATCGCTGAGCTGGAGGCACGCACAGTACAGGTGCCAACGACCATCACCGAGACTGCTGCTCCATCCACCACGACCAGCATCGTCACATCTGAGCCGAACCGGGCGCCACAACAGAACCCTGAGCCAACCGCAGTCACTGTCGTGCAGACAAAGGTCACTACCGAAACGGTAACCGTCACGGTAGAAAAGCAGCCGGTAGCAACACAAACTCCGACAGCTACCCCAGAGCCGACCACGATGGTCACCATCGCGCCGTCGCCAAGCCCAGTGGCGCAAACACAGGAAACCAGCAACTAGTCGGCTTCGAGGTTCGTTAGCGAGCTTCGATGCCGTCCAGGTAGCCCAGGCAGTAGTCCCACGGCACATAGCGGTTGGGATCCGGATCAGCCGACGGTTCGTGCACCGGGCTCACATGGTTGGACAACAGCGAAAGCATGTTATCCCGCATAATTCCCCAGGTGTAAAAGTGGTTTTCGGCGCAGTCTTCGCAGAAGAAGAAGATTCCGTCGATACCGCGGTGCTTCAGATGGCGTTCAAACTTCTCCAGCAACGTGAGGTCGTGAAGGATCTGGGCGCGCTCATCGACTGACAGCGGCGGGAACTCCTCTTCAGGCTCCAAAAACGACGCGGGATCATTAGGATCGTCCGCGAAGGGGTCCTCAGGCATCATTCCATCGAAGTTCACCCCACAAACTCTATTGTGAGTTGGCGCAAAAGGCCAACCCTGGACCGCCCTTCCACACAAACCCTTTCGGACCACCAGGTTAATCGTTTATGCTGGCAGATTATCCAAGCAGGCACAAAAGCATTAATCTAGAACCCATAGTGTTTTCCCGCCGCGAGGAACCTAAAACAACATAGTAGGAGGATGGAGTTCATGACTGAAAACCGCGTGTCCACTGGTGGCGACGACCCAAACAAGGTCGCCCTGGTAGGACTGACGTTCGATGACGTACTGCTCATTCCAGAAGAGTCCAACGTCATCCCGAGCGAGGTAGACACCTCCAGTCAGTTGACGCGTGAGATCCGCCTGAAGACTCCAGTGCTCTCCGCCGCAATGGACACCGTCACCGAGGCACGCATGGCCATTGCCATGGCTCGCCAAGGAGGCATGGGCGTGCTGCACCGCAACCTCTCAATCGAAGACCAAGCGCAGCAGGTGGAAATCGTTAAGCGTTCCGAATCCGGCATGGTCACCAACCCCATCACCTGTTCCCCAGACATGACCATCGGCGAGGTAGACGCGCTGTGCGCCCGCTACCGCATCTCCGGCCTGCCAGTGGTAGACAACGACGGCAAGCTCGTAGGCATTTGCACCAACCGCGACATGCGCTTCGAACACGATATGCAGCGCAAAGTCGCCGAAGTCATGACCCACATGCCACTCGTCGTCGCCGAGGAAGGCGTGTCCAAGGAAGACGCCCTTAACCTCCTTTCCACCAACAAGGTGGAGAAGCTTCCGATCGTCGATAAGCAGGGCAAGCTCGTCGGCCTGATCACGGTTAAAGACTTCGTAAAGACCGAAATGTACCCAGATTCCTCCAAGGATGCCTCCGGTCGGCTGCTCGTCGGCGCTGGCATCGGCACCGGGGAAGACAGCTGGAACCGCGCGGGCGCGCTTGTCGACGCCGGAGTGGACGTCCTCATCGTGGACACCGCACACGCACACAACCGTGGCGTCCTTGACATGGTTTCCCGCGTAAAGCAGGGCTTCGGTGATCGCGTCCAGATCATCGGCGGCAACCTCGCTACGCGCGGCGCTGCTCAGGCAATGATCGACGCTGGCGCAGACGCCATCAAGGTCGGTATCGGCCCAGGCTCCATCTGCACCACCCGAGTCGTCGCCGGTGTTGGTGCTCCGCAGATCACCGCCATCATGGAAGCTGCGGCTGCCGCAAAGAAGGCCGGAATCCCAATTATCGCCGATGGTGGCATGCAGTTCTCGGGTGACATCGCTAAGGCGCTGGCAGCCGGCGCTTCCACCGTCATGCTCGGCTCCATGCTCGCTGGTACCGCGGAAGCACCAGGTGAAATCACCGTCGTTAACGGCAAGCAGTACAAGATGTACCGTGGCATGGGTTCACTTGGCGCGATGCAAGGCCGTGGGCTCACCGGCGAGAAGCGCTCCTACTCCAAGGACCGTTACTTCCAGGCCGATGTTAAGAGCGAAGAAAAGCTGGTTCCGGAAGGCATCGAAGGTCGCGTGCCTTTCCGCGGCTCCATCGACTCCATCCTGCACCAACTGGTAGGTGGCCTGCGCGCGGCTATGGGCTACACCGGCTCCGCGACGGTGGAAGAGCTGCAGAATGCACGCTTCGTCCAGATCACCGCTGCGGGCCTGCGGGAATCCCACCCACACGACATTCAGATGACCGTC from Corynebacterium epidermidicanis encodes:
- the guaB gene encoding IMP dehydrogenase: MTENRVSTGGDDPNKVALVGLTFDDVLLIPEESNVIPSEVDTSSQLTREIRLKTPVLSAAMDTVTEARMAIAMARQGGMGVLHRNLSIEDQAQQVEIVKRSESGMVTNPITCSPDMTIGEVDALCARYRISGLPVVDNDGKLVGICTNRDMRFEHDMQRKVAEVMTHMPLVVAEEGVSKEDALNLLSTNKVEKLPIVDKQGKLVGLITVKDFVKTEMYPDSSKDASGRLLVGAGIGTGEDSWNRAGALVDAGVDVLIVDTAHAHNRGVLDMVSRVKQGFGDRVQIIGGNLATRGAAQAMIDAGADAIKVGIGPGSICTTRVVAGVGAPQITAIMEAAAAAKKAGIPIIADGGMQFSGDIAKALAAGASTVMLGSMLAGTAEAPGEITVVNGKQYKMYRGMGSLGAMQGRGLTGEKRSYSKDRYFQADVKSEEKLVPEGIEGRVPFRGSIDSILHQLVGGLRAAMGYTGSATVEELQNARFVQITAAGLRESHPHDIQMTVEAPNYYQR
- a CDS encoding WhiB family transcriptional regulator — its product is MPQPSQLPGPNADFWDWQLHGACRGEDSAVFFHPDGERGRARAQRESRAKAICRECPVMLQCRAHALEVAEPYGIWGGLSESERDLLLRPRRGNRNRRMVV
- a CDS encoding DUF5319 domain-containing protein, with the protein product MNFDGMMPEDPFADDPNDPASFLEPEEEFPPLSVDERAQILHDLTLLEKFERHLKHRGIDGIFFFCEDCAENHFYTWGIMRDNMLSLLSNHVSPVHEPSADPDPNRYVPWDYCLGYLDGIEAR
- a CDS encoding sigma-70 family RNA polymerase sigma factor translates to MNDSERELAELVPQAADGDRRALQRIITLIHQPVLRYCRARVSGGRHPTPDDVTQEVLLAVATSISNYVDRGRPFMAFVYGIASNKVADAHRSFARDLSNPTDDVPDSALLHENPEEFALVSDGSNRVIKLLDSLGEKAREIVTLRVFVGLSAEETAEIVGSTPGAVRVAQHRALAALRKQVNGQEIA